The following coding sequences are from one uncultured Desulfobacter sp. window:
- the ispE gene encoding 4-(cytidine 5'-diphospho)-2-C-methyl-D-erythritol kinase produces MSCAWPMWKPRPERVHLSFAKINLFLYVTGRRPDGYHELFSLMAPLTLADRLEIVRSGDGIQAVCSHPDVPEDDTNLACKAANLFRSAMLDKKADPGFEHLTIHIEKKIPVCGGLGGGSSNAACVLQALNELSETPFSTEELMRLGLDLGADVPFFISQGPAFASGVGEKLTPCRQMPNLSVIVVNPGVAASTVNVFRKLEFGLTFTPSYIINPSSNVLPFGKELDGREILHNDLEGPACNLYPEIGLAKKEMALLLQRNVYMSGSGSSLFALYSDHDVAEKDYEQLLKARSENMKYVFLTGIRPLNG; encoded by the coding sequence GTGAGCTGCGCATGGCCTATGTGGAAGCCAAGGCCTGAACGGGTGCACCTCTCTTTTGCCAAGATCAATTTATTTTTGTATGTCACGGGGAGGCGGCCTGACGGTTACCACGAACTGTTTTCCCTGATGGCTCCGTTGACACTTGCCGATCGTCTTGAGATCGTCCGGTCGGGCGATGGCATTCAAGCGGTGTGCAGTCATCCGGATGTGCCCGAAGATGATACAAATCTTGCATGCAAAGCTGCAAATCTTTTCAGGTCTGCAATGCTTGATAAAAAAGCAGATCCCGGGTTTGAGCATCTGACCATTCATATTGAAAAAAAAATCCCGGTATGCGGCGGGCTTGGCGGGGGCAGTTCCAATGCCGCGTGTGTACTGCAAGCCTTAAATGAGTTGAGTGAAACGCCGTTTTCCACAGAAGAGTTGATGCGTTTAGGCCTGGATCTGGGTGCGGATGTCCCCTTTTTTATTTCCCAGGGGCCGGCGTTCGCCTCCGGGGTGGGGGAAAAACTTACCCCCTGCAGGCAGATGCCGAATCTTTCGGTGATTGTTGTTAACCCGGGTGTGGCGGCTTCAACGGTAAATGTTTTCAGAAAGTTGGAATTTGGATTGACATTTACCCCTTCATATATTATAAATCCGAGTTCGAATGTACTGCCATTCGGAAAGGAGCTTGATGGCAGGGAAATTTTGCATAACGATCTTGAAGGACCGGCGTGCAATTTATACCCTGAGATCGGGCTTGCAAAAAAAGAGATGGCGTTGTTGCTGCAAAGAAATGTATACATGTCTGGAAGCGGCTCGTCTCTTTTTGCTCTTTACTCGGACCACGATGTGGCCGAAAAGGATTATGAACAGCTTTTGAAGGCTCGGTCGGAGAATATGAAATACGTTTTCCTTACCGGAATCAGGCCTTTGAACGGCTGA
- a CDS encoding 50S ribosomal protein L25 — MELIELSVAKRESTGKGAARRLRASKAIPGIVYGAKKEPVMVSIDVTAFDKIIRENGISGLFFDLKIEGGGSKSVMLKEIQMDPFGLHYQHIDFHEIDMDETVSIIVPVETEGVSAGVKEGGMLQIIRRELEVICKPRHTPESVKLDISALEIGEAIHVADIDLGSDIEIPFDVNFTVVTIVPPEAGSDDGEGDDDAEMVAAGEAEGAEAAAE; from the coding sequence ATGGAACTTATAGAATTAAGTGTCGCAAAAAGAGAGAGCACCGGTAAGGGTGCGGCCAGAAGATTACGGGCAAGCAAAGCGATTCCCGGCATTGTTTATGGCGCAAAAAAAGAACCTGTAATGGTGTCGATTGATGTAACCGCATTTGACAAGATCATCCGCGAAAACGGTATCTCTGGCCTTTTCTTCGATCTGAAGATCGAAGGGGGCGGCAGTAAAAGTGTTATGCTCAAGGAGATCCAGATGGATCCCTTTGGTCTGCACTACCAGCATATTGATTTTCATGAAATTGATATGGATGAGACGGTTTCCATTATCGTTCCGGTTGAAACCGAAGGGGTTAGCGCCGGCGTCAAAGAAGGCGGCATGCTCCAGATTATCCGCCGTGAACTCGAAGTGATCTGCAAGCCCAGGCATACGCCTGAAAGTGTTAAGCTCGATATCTCTGCTCTGGAAATCGGCGAGGCTATTCACGTGGCGGATATTGATCTGGGTTCAGATATTGAAATCCCCTTTGACGTCAATTTCACCGTGGTCACCATTGTTCCGCCTGAAGCCGGATCCGATGACGGTGAGGGTGACGATGATGCTGAAATGGTTGCGGCCGGCGAAGCTGAAGGCGCAGAAGCTGCTGCAGAATAA
- a CDS encoding RluA family pseudouridine synthase, with translation MHIRIEISPDQAGIRLDQVVAEAQSQISRSRIASLISQGLILVNQGGKRPGYKVKPKDLVEGEFPSPDHQEHAPLQGESIPLNILYEDDFLLMVDKPAGIVVHPGAGNDSGTLVNRLIAYNPVFSQSGWQRDRPGIVHRLDKDTSGLMVIAKTIKALEFLQNEFKQRRVKKHYLALVRGENIPDSGVIERPIGRHPHDRKRMAVREETGRCAKTRFNVIKRFRSGSLMDVRLYTGRTHQIRVHFYDQGMPLFGDCIYQERRFRKKDPTAPRQMLHSRSLSFRHPYSGVRLYFEAPMPEDFKTLLQHLSDPPQ, from the coding sequence ATGCATATAAGGATAGAAATTTCACCCGATCAGGCGGGCATCAGGCTTGACCAGGTCGTTGCCGAAGCCCAATCCCAAATCTCCCGTTCCAGGATTGCAAGCTTAATTTCCCAGGGTCTTATTTTGGTGAACCAAGGGGGTAAACGCCCCGGTTATAAGGTTAAACCAAAAGATCTGGTTGAAGGGGAGTTCCCATCACCGGATCACCAGGAACACGCCCCGCTTCAGGGCGAATCCATTCCTTTAAATATCCTTTACGAGGATGATTTTCTTCTCATGGTTGATAAGCCTGCAGGGATTGTGGTACATCCCGGCGCCGGTAATGATTCAGGCACCCTGGTCAACCGTTTGATTGCCTACAATCCGGTTTTCAGCCAATCCGGCTGGCAGAGAGATCGACCGGGTATTGTTCACCGTCTGGACAAAGATACCTCCGGGCTGATGGTCATTGCAAAAACCATCAAAGCCCTGGAGTTTCTCCAAAATGAGTTTAAGCAACGACGGGTAAAAAAACACTATTTGGCCTTGGTCCGGGGAGAAAATATTCCCGACTCAGGGGTGATTGAGCGCCCCATCGGCCGGCACCCCCATGATCGTAAGCGCATGGCCGTGCGTGAAGAAACCGGCCGGTGTGCCAAAACACGGTTCAATGTGATAAAACGGTTTCGTTCGGGATCTCTTATGGATGTCCGGCTTTACACCGGCAGGACCCACCAGATCCGCGTCCATTTTTATGACCAGGGTATGCCCCTTTTCGGGGATTGCATTTACCAGGAACGGCGGTTTCGAAAAAAAGATCCCACTGCGCCCCGTCAGATGCTTCACTCCCGAAGTTTGTCTTTTCGTCATCCCTATTCAGGTGTGCGTCTTTATTTTGAAGCCCCCATGCCCGAAGATTTTAAAACCCTTTTGCAGCATCTATCCGATCCGCCCCAATAA
- the pth gene encoding aminoacyl-tRNA hydrolase, with protein sequence MADSKQLLAGLGNPGDQYSRTRHNIGFDVVDALASRAGCRVNKEKFGAVYAGTRMGLQDVLLVKPLSYMNRSGIPIQKLAAYFKIDINDIIVVHDDMDLAFGKIKIVQGRGHGGHNGIRSIIDAFGQKACIRVRVGIGRPDGDRSVTGYVLGKYTPGEQVSLDKVIDDACDACLSILEKGVVKAMNLVNSSR encoded by the coding sequence ATGGCGGACTCAAAACAACTATTAGCGGGTCTGGGAAATCCTGGAGATCAGTATTCCCGGACCCGTCATAATATTGGCTTTGATGTTGTTGATGCATTGGCAAGTCGGGCCGGATGTCGTGTCAATAAGGAAAAGTTTGGCGCCGTCTACGCCGGCACGCGTATGGGGCTCCAGGATGTTCTTCTGGTTAAGCCCCTTTCGTATATGAACAGAAGCGGTATTCCCATTCAGAAACTGGCAGCTTATTTTAAAATCGATATAAATGATATCATTGTGGTGCATGACGATATGGACCTTGCCTTTGGAAAAATAAAGATTGTTCAGGGCAGGGGGCATGGCGGCCATAATGGTATCCGCTCAATCATTGATGCGTTTGGTCAGAAGGCATGTATTCGGGTGCGGGTGGGTATCGGTAGACCCGACGGCGACAGATCTGTGACCGGGTATGTCCTGGGTAAATATACGCCGGGTGAACAAGTCTCTCTGGATAAGGTTATAGATGATGCCTGTGATGCCTGTCTCTCTATTCTCGAAAAAGGGGTGGTCAAGGCAATGAATCTCGTTAATTCCTCTCGATAG
- a CDS encoding DUF748 domain-containing protein, with the protein MKKYLTLKSVALSIGILFVFYLLFAGLVAPWAAKRIAVDSLTQVLGRQTHIESITFNPFTLEARVKQFTIESKINGENLASVQGVYLNLSLASLFHLAPVISDIQVTAPKFSLHLNADNTLNISDLLGGNTETPAPESESSIKAPDGLFEFKASNIKITNAALIFTDHIRSVTHSVAQLNLDLPFVSTMKKDPATPVKAVMNCLVDKARVEVNLSGIPFDATRRLTFSVNTQPMDLNYFTPYVDLPAPYKIKSPGHLAVTLSGEYEIPEGKTAEDQTLAVSLKTLLKNFDLENMSGADLFACPQLTLEVSSRNVFDKNFLVDKVLLDQGTLFVERNAQGRINLIPTVQKAKGAVPPKAATQMPEGSNTDLQAQDPSEQAAQADGAQSLTRPADNSKIDDINANVIASRTETNAEQNPVAQDQSDPAQDHKAPVTPVIELSLPFTVKINRAAVKNMHIRFSDKMVSPEVVKDISSLDFVLTDAEVGSETAGKFDLNVLTGDDEQIKTAGSFHIQNDLAVNGIVSLNGFNLNNFRGYLAPYLGDNVTLENVAVDSNFSVSLTQAGLGVNVSDGQVSLDKFGLTEQGKKEPVLQFDQLALSQISCNLSKQEAAVGLINLHKAQVNVNRDQKGQVDLLAAIEQALKTNAKPGDKEIKQPAQPSEGGDNNPSASAWVATIHKAVLDQCRVQFVDQAQKEPVYVVMKDIGVTVENISTKNGEKSTFKASMINKNAGEINLDGNFDISGPGATVNIDLNRIDVNTSEPYFTDFLNISIAKGYLNTKGTVVMTPGKKKNDPPTIRYTGQASLNDFLSKNKVDDTDFFRCKSLYATGMDVSVNPMKVVIQKIALTDFYQRAILNKNGRLNYKEIMVEQPESKTAANDESKTKTAAGKGARGIPDIRIDAITLQGGHINFSDYLTQPNFTANMTEIAGSLTGLSSRGKEHAQLVLKGVHGGYAPLDITGEVDPLKDNPYIDLIISFKNIELPKFNVYSKKYLGYEIEKGKLILDLHYNIDNDKLNSRNRVLFDQLTLGKKVASKDATALPVEFAISLLKNPKGEIDLDLPITGDLSDPTFHFGTVVGTVLRNFILGIVTAPFKFLGNLVGLVGDQDLGFVAFEPGQSRLGQAQKDKLDKLITVLDKKPNLELEINSQYNKLSDARKLRYEAYETMILGMDRKLPGDGTVSLADLDEEKRTRLIEKAYAKAQFPKPRDASGSEKELTVDEKATLLVTSMPLDGDALSDLGRERGHEIARYLTETGKIDIRRVFVTEPDPVAEDQENSAGIKTTFNLK; encoded by the coding sequence ATGAAGAAGTATTTGACGTTAAAATCAGTGGCCTTGAGTATAGGTATTCTATTTGTCTTTTATCTGCTATTCGCCGGCCTTGTTGCGCCCTGGGCTGCAAAACGGATCGCTGTCGATTCTTTGACCCAGGTGCTGGGAAGGCAGACGCATATTGAATCGATAACATTTAATCCGTTCACCCTGGAAGCAAGGGTTAAACAGTTTACCATTGAAAGTAAAATCAATGGGGAAAACCTGGCTTCGGTCCAGGGCGTTTATCTCAACCTCTCCTTGGCCTCTCTGTTTCATCTGGCTCCGGTAATTTCGGATATTCAGGTGACTGCGCCAAAATTCTCTCTTCATTTGAACGCGGACAACACCTTAAATATTTCAGACCTGCTTGGAGGAAATACTGAAACACCTGCGCCGGAATCAGAGTCATCTATAAAGGCACCTGATGGTTTGTTTGAGTTTAAGGCGTCTAATATAAAAATTACGAATGCGGCACTGATTTTCACCGATCATATCCGATCGGTCACCCATTCCGTGGCCCAGTTGAATTTGGATCTGCCCTTTGTCAGCACCATGAAAAAGGATCCGGCAACCCCTGTCAAAGCTGTTATGAACTGCCTGGTGGATAAAGCCCGGGTGGAGGTCAATCTTTCGGGGATTCCCTTTGATGCCACCCGGCGGCTGACGTTTTCAGTGAATACCCAGCCCATGGATCTCAACTATTTTACGCCCTATGTTGATCTGCCTGCACCCTATAAAATAAAATCCCCGGGGCATTTGGCCGTAACCCTTTCCGGGGAATATGAGATCCCCGAGGGGAAAACGGCTGAAGACCAAACCCTTGCCGTTAGCCTGAAAACGCTATTGAAAAATTTTGATCTGGAGAATATGAGCGGAGCGGATTTGTTTGCCTGTCCCCAGTTGACATTGGAGGTCTCGTCCCGGAACGTATTTGATAAGAATTTTCTGGTGGACAAGGTGTTACTTGACCAGGGCACATTGTTTGTTGAACGCAATGCCCAGGGCAGGATCAATCTTATTCCCACAGTGCAGAAGGCAAAGGGGGCTGTCCCCCCAAAAGCGGCCACCCAAATGCCGGAGGGATCAAATACAGATCTCCAGGCTCAAGATCCTTCGGAGCAAGCGGCCCAGGCCGATGGGGCTCAATCTTTGACTCGCCCTGCTGATAATTCTAAAATCGATGATATAAATGCGAATGTTATCGCGTCCCGGACTGAAACCAACGCCGAACAAAATCCGGTTGCCCAGGATCAGTCAGACCCGGCCCAAGACCATAAAGCGCCCGTAACACCGGTCATTGAATTGTCTTTACCCTTTACCGTCAAAATCAACCGGGCCGCCGTGAAAAACATGCATATCCGTTTCAGTGATAAGATGGTATCTCCTGAGGTGGTCAAAGATATTTCCAGTCTGGACTTTGTTCTCACCGACGCAGAAGTGGGTTCCGAAACCGCAGGAAAATTTGACCTGAATGTGCTGACCGGCGATGATGAACAGATAAAAACAGCCGGAAGTTTTCATATTCAAAATGATCTGGCCGTCAATGGTATCGTTTCGCTCAACGGTTTCAATCTTAACAATTTTCGTGGCTATCTGGCACCCTATCTCGGCGATAATGTCACCCTTGAGAATGTGGCGGTCGATTCGAATTTCAGCGTCTCGCTGACCCAGGCCGGGCTGGGTGTTAACGTGTCCGACGGGCAGGTTTCCCTGGATAAATTCGGTTTGACGGAACAGGGTAAAAAAGAGCCTGTGCTGCAGTTCGATCAACTGGCACTGTCCCAGATTTCCTGCAACTTGTCAAAACAGGAAGCCGCAGTGGGTCTTATAAATCTTCATAAGGCCCAGGTGAATGTCAACCGGGATCAAAAAGGCCAAGTGGACCTGCTTGCGGCCATCGAGCAGGCCCTGAAAACCAATGCAAAACCCGGGGACAAGGAGATTAAACAGCCGGCACAGCCAAGTGAAGGGGGGGATAATAATCCATCTGCATCTGCCTGGGTTGCCACGATACATAAGGCGGTCTTAGATCAGTGCCGGGTTCAGTTCGTTGATCAGGCCCAAAAAGAGCCGGTATACGTCGTCATGAAAGACATTGGTGTCACGGTTGAAAATATTTCCACAAAAAATGGGGAAAAATCGACTTTCAAGGCGTCCATGATCAATAAGAACGCGGGCGAAATTAACCTTGACGGCAATTTCGACATTTCAGGGCCCGGGGCAACCGTAAACATAGACCTCAACCGGATTGACGTGAATACGTCAGAACCCTATTTTACAGATTTTTTAAACATTTCAATCGCCAAAGGTTACCTTAATACCAAAGGTACGGTGGTCATGACACCGGGTAAAAAGAAAAATGATCCACCAACGATAAGATACACGGGCCAGGCGTCACTTAATGATTTTTTGTCTAAAAATAAGGTGGATGATACCGATTTTTTTAGATGCAAATCGCTGTATGCCACGGGCATGGATGTTTCAGTAAATCCCATGAAGGTGGTCATTCAAAAAATTGCACTGACCGATTTCTACCAGCGGGCCATACTCAATAAAAACGGCCGGCTTAATTACAAAGAGATCATGGTGGAGCAGCCCGAAAGCAAGACGGCGGCAAACGACGAATCTAAGACCAAAACGGCAGCGGGGAAAGGGGCTCGTGGAATACCGGATATCCGCATCGATGCCATCACCCTGCAAGGTGGTCATATCAATTTCAGCGACTATTTAACCCAACCCAATTTTACCGCCAACATGACCGAGATTGCAGGCAGTCTCACAGGTCTTTCCTCCCGGGGCAAAGAACATGCCCAACTTGTACTCAAAGGTGTCCATGGCGGGTATGCACCGTTGGATATCACAGGAGAGGTGGATCCTTTAAAAGATAATCCATATATTGATTTGATCATATCCTTTAAGAACATAGAACTGCCCAAATTTAATGTCTATTCCAAAAAATATCTGGGCTATGAAATTGAAAAGGGAAAGCTCATTCTGGATCTGCATTACAACATAGACAACGATAAACTCAATTCCAGAAATCGGGTTTTATTTGACCAGTTGACCTTGGGTAAAAAAGTGGCCAGCAAAGATGCGACCGCTTTGCCTGTGGAGTTTGCCATCTCCCTGCTTAAAAATCCCAAAGGCGAGATTGATCTGGATCTGCCCATTACAGGAGATCTCAGTGATCCAACATTTCATTTCGGAACGGTTGTGGGAACAGTGCTCAGAAATTTTATTCTGGGAATTGTGACGGCCCCGTTTAAGTTTTTAGGCAACCTTGTGGGGCTCGTTGGTGACCAGGACCTTGGGTTTGTAGCGTTTGAGCCCGGACAAAGCCGGCTGGGTCAGGCCCAGAAAGACAAACTGGACAAGCTTATCACGGTGCTGGATAAGAAACCGAACCTGGAACTTGAAATTAACAGCCAATACAATAAGCTCAGTGATGCCCGGAAATTAAGATATGAAGCCTATGAAACCATGATTTTAGGGATGGACAGAAAACTGCCTGGAGACGGTACCGTGAGTTTGGCCGATTTGGATGAAGAAAAGCGAACCCGTCTCATTGAAAAGGCCTATGCTAAGGCCCAGTTCCCCAAGCCCAGGGATGCGTCTGGAAGCGAAAAAGAGTTGACCGTGGATGAAAAGGCGACGCTTTTGGTCACCAGTATGCCCCTGGATGGAGATGCCTTAAGTGACCTTGGGCGGGAACGTGGCCATGAGATTGCCCGTTATCTGACAGAGACGGGCAAGATTGATATAAGACGCGTATTTGTGACAGAACCTGATCCTGTTGCTGAAGATCAAGAAAACAGTGCCGGGATTAAGACGACATTTAATTTGAAATAG
- a CDS encoding CarD family transcriptional regulator has translation MAKQSGTTKAKENCKSTKTAFSKGDMAVYPAHGVGCIESIESQEINGDTMNFYMMKIVENGMTIMIPTANVESVGLREVIPETEVPQVYEVMQKKAQASDNQTWNRRYREYMDKIKTGSIYDVAEVFRDLFQLKLEKDLSFGERKLLDTAQNLLVQELSMAKDVDEEHMIQEIENLFN, from the coding sequence ATGGCAAAACAATCTGGGACAACCAAGGCTAAAGAAAATTGCAAGTCAACCAAAACAGCGTTTTCAAAGGGAGACATGGCAGTCTACCCCGCACACGGTGTCGGCTGTATTGAATCCATCGAAAGCCAGGAGATAAATGGGGATACCATGAATTTCTACATGATGAAAATTGTGGAAAACGGTATGACAATCATGATCCCTACAGCTAATGTTGAATCCGTGGGTTTGCGGGAAGTCATTCCTGAGACCGAAGTGCCCCAGGTCTATGAGGTTATGCAGAAAAAGGCCCAAGCCAGCGACAACCAGACCTGGAACCGTCGTTATAGAGAGTACATGGATAAGATTAAAACCGGTTCCATCTATGATGTGGCCGAGGTGTTCAGGGATCTTTTCCAGCTTAAGCTTGAAAAAGACCTTAGTTTTGGCGAAAGAAAACTTCTTGATACCGCCCAGAATCTTCTTGTTCAAGAACTTTCCATGGCCAAAGATGTTGATGAAGAACACATGATACAAGAGATCGAAAATCTGTTCAACTAA
- a CDS encoding ribose-phosphate pyrophosphokinase, with protein MNGLSIFAGNSNVPLAERISEYLAKPLGRLKVNRFSDGETQVEIHENVRRREVYVIQSTCKPVNDNLVELLLLVDAFRRSSAARVTAVIPYFGYARQDKKVAPRVPISAKVVAELLERTGVDRVITMDLHAGQIQGFFNVPVDNLYAAPIIIDDIKTRFSEDVVVVSPDAGGVERARAYAKRLDVGLAIVDKRRSAPNQAKAMAIIGDVKDKIALVIDDMVDTAGTLTEAAGVIREKGAREVHAYCTHPVLSGPAIDRITQSSLSSLVATDTVPLSEEARSCGKIKTLSIAKLVGEAIMRSYRGDSVNSLFV; from the coding sequence ATGAACGGCCTGTCTATTTTTGCCGGAAACTCCAATGTCCCCCTTGCAGAAAGAATATCGGAATATTTGGCCAAACCTCTGGGGCGATTGAAAGTCAACCGGTTCAGTGACGGGGAAACCCAGGTCGAGATTCATGAAAATGTACGTCGGCGGGAAGTCTATGTGATCCAGTCCACGTGCAAACCTGTAAACGATAATCTGGTGGAGCTTTTACTGCTCGTTGACGCCTTCAGGCGCTCTTCTGCGGCCCGGGTAACCGCTGTTATTCCCTATTTCGGTTATGCCCGCCAGGATAAAAAAGTGGCACCCCGTGTGCCCATCAGTGCCAAGGTGGTTGCTGAACTGCTTGAGCGGACGGGTGTTGACAGGGTTATCACCATGGACTTACATGCCGGACAAATCCAGGGCTTTTTCAATGTGCCCGTGGATAATCTTTATGCGGCCCCCATTATCATTGATGATATAAAAACCCGTTTCAGTGAGGATGTCGTTGTTGTTTCGCCGGATGCAGGCGGGGTGGAACGGGCCAGGGCTTACGCCAAGCGTTTGGACGTCGGGCTTGCCATCGTGGATAAACGCCGCAGTGCACCCAATCAGGCCAAGGCCATGGCCATCATCGGGGATGTGAAGGATAAAATCGCCCTGGTGATCGACGATATGGTGGACACGGCGGGAACCTTGACAGAGGCTGCCGGTGTCATCAGGGAAAAAGGGGCCAGGGAAGTGCATGCCTATTGTACCCATCCTGTACTATCAGGTCCGGCCATTGACAGAATAACACAATCATCTCTAAGCTCCCTTGTTGCAACGGATACCGTTCCCTTGTCGGAAGAGGCCCGTTCCTGTGGCAAGATAAAGACGCTTTCCATTGCAAAACTTGTTGGAGAGGCCATTATGCGCAGCTACAGGGGAGATTCTGTAAATTCTTTATTTGTATAA
- a CDS encoding DUF1844 domain-containing protein, giving the protein MAQKEDLGAKGALPKIEFSSFILSLYSSGLVQLGKVEDPSTGKKTKDLAMAKHTIDMIAMLQEKTAGNLTEDEKNLLKALISELRMAYVEAKA; this is encoded by the coding sequence ATGGCACAAAAAGAGGATTTGGGCGCTAAAGGCGCGCTGCCCAAAATAGAGTTTTCAAGTTTTATTCTGTCGTTGTATTCATCTGGCCTGGTCCAGTTGGGAAAAGTGGAGGACCCCTCCACCGGGAAAAAAACAAAAGACCTGGCAATGGCCAAGCATACCATTGATATGATTGCAATGCTCCAGGAAAAAACCGCCGGCAACCTGACCGAGGATGAAAAAAATCTGCTCAAAGCCCTGATCAGTGAGCTGCGCATGGCCTATGTGGAAGCCAAGGCCTGA
- a CDS encoding multidrug effflux MFS transporter — MKAYNLKMLCLLALLAAFPPLSTDMYLPALPLLQEIWQQPMSVVNFTLSGFFIGFCVSMLLYGPLSDKFGRRLPLMWGIIIYIAASFASGFVDDIYYLIILRVLQGVGASSGVVISMAITKDLYEGEHRQRILAYMAVIMALAPMLAPVFGGVIMTWLSWHWVFFVQAAMGVVALVGVLRLKEPLQAPEDVSVLKAVGLYLKLFSNRRYIGLVLLFSVIVLPHFSFIGSASSIYISRFGTSEQVFSYFFAFNAAAIMAGSFMCTRIQRHMTSEKIVTISFAGILAGGLFMHADLLSGPWGFALPMAMASFFFGLSRPPSNHLVLLQVDQGAGTASSLMIFLYFVVAAFAMWFIALDWADTIHVIARLAIFAALFVLVVWVPMVKKFKRNAGA, encoded by the coding sequence ATGAAAGCTTATAATTTAAAAATGTTGTGCCTTTTGGCGCTGCTGGCGGCCTTCCCTCCGTTATCGACGGACATGTATCTGCCTGCATTGCCTTTGCTTCAAGAAATTTGGCAGCAGCCCATGTCTGTGGTCAATTTTACCCTGAGCGGATTTTTCATCGGGTTTTGTGTCAGTATGCTGCTGTATGGCCCCTTGTCCGATAAATTTGGTCGAAGGCTTCCGCTGATGTGGGGTATCATCATCTATATTGCCGCAAGTTTTGCCAGTGGTTTTGTGGATGATATCTACTATCTTATTATTCTAAGGGTGCTGCAGGGGGTGGGGGCATCCTCCGGGGTGGTGATCTCCATGGCCATTACCAAGGATCTGTATGAAGGGGAGCACCGGCAGCGAATACTTGCCTATATGGCAGTGATCATGGCCCTGGCACCCATGCTGGCACCGGTGTTTGGCGGGGTGATCATGACCTGGCTCTCCTGGCACTGGGTGTTTTTTGTGCAGGCCGCCATGGGCGTGGTTGCTCTTGTGGGTGTGTTGCGGCTCAAAGAGCCTTTGCAGGCGCCCGAGGATGTCAGCGTGCTTAAGGCCGTCGGGCTGTATCTGAAACTATTCAGCAATCGCCGTTATATTGGCTTGGTTCTCCTTTTTTCAGTTATTGTTCTGCCCCATTTTTCTTTTATCGGATCCGCTTCAAGTATATATATATCCCGCTTTGGGACATCCGAACAGGTATTTAGTTACTTTTTCGCCTTTAATGCCGCCGCCATTATGGCCGGCTCCTTCATGTGCACGCGTATTCAAAGACACATGACCTCGGAGAAAATTGTAACCATCAGCTTTGCAGGGATACTGGCCGGCGGCCTTTTCATGCATGCCGATCTGCTGTCGGGGCCCTGGGGATTTGCACTGCCCATGGCCATGGCTTCTTTTTTCTTTGGTTTGAGCCGCCCGCCCAGCAATCATCTGGTTCTTCTGCAGGTTGATCAGGGCGCGGGCACTGCATCTTCGCTTATGATTTTCCTCTATTTTGTTGTGGCGGCGTTTGCCATGTGGTTCATTGCGCTTGACTGGGCCGACACCATTCATGTGATTGCACGCTTGGCTATTTTTGCTGCGCTTTTCGTGCTGGTCGTCTGGGTTCCCATGGTAAAAAAGTTCAAACGCAATGCCGGGGCGTAA